The proteins below come from a single Geobacillus thermoleovorans genomic window:
- a CDS encoding transcription repressor NadR — MKEEKKILGERRRQLILQWLKESEAPLTGAELAAKTNVSRQVIVQDISLLKARNEPIIATSQGYLYLKPAEPAKTYTRTIACFHTPEQTKEELYLLVDCGVTVKDVKIEHPVYGDLTASIMVSNRLEVDQFIAKIEATKSSYLLQLTDGTHLHTLEADSPVKLDAACRALKQAGFLIEA, encoded by the coding sequence GTGAAAGAGGAAAAGAAAATTTTAGGGGAAAGGCGGCGCCAGCTCATTTTGCAATGGTTGAAAGAAAGCGAAGCGCCGCTCACGGGGGCTGAGCTGGCAGCGAAAACGAACGTCAGCCGCCAAGTGATCGTCCAAGACATTTCACTGTTAAAGGCGCGCAACGAACCAATCATCGCCACAAGCCAAGGCTATTTGTATTTAAAGCCGGCTGAACCGGCCAAAACGTACACGAGGACGATCGCCTGCTTCCATACGCCAGAACAGACGAAAGAAGAGTTGTATTTGCTCGTGGATTGCGGCGTGACGGTCAAGGACGTCAAAATCGAGCATCCGGTCTACGGCGATTTAACCGCCTCGATCATGGTGAGCAACCGCCTGGAAGTCGACCAATTCATCGCCAAAATCGAGGCGACAAAATCGTCGTATTTGTTGCAGCTGACGGACGGAACCCATTTGCATACGCTGGAAGCCGATTCACCAGTGAAGCTTGACGCCGCCTGCCGCGCCTTGAAACAGGCTGGATTTCTGATCGAAGCGTGA
- the pheA gene encoding prephenate dehydratase, protein MKIGYLGPKATFTEAAAALLFPSQPREPYDTIPDCIDAAAAGEIEAAVVPLENALEGSVNLTLDYLIHEQPLPIIGEIVVPIEQHLMVHPYFTPHWREVKEVYSHSHAIAQCRKFLHTVLKGAKQVPMTSTSAAAKFVSEHPHLPAAAIANRLAAEKYGLVIVQENVHDYDYNHTRFIVVSRRKEPLSPASPLYAGDKTTVVVMLPQDRPGALHQVLSAFAWRRLNLTKIESRPAKTGLGNYFFIIDIDAPMDDVLIPGAIAEIEALGCTVQLLGSYPYYFA, encoded by the coding sequence ATGAAAATCGGTTATTTAGGACCGAAGGCGACGTTCACCGAAGCGGCGGCTGCTCTTCTTTTTCCGTCGCAGCCGCGGGAGCCGTATGACACGATTCCCGATTGCATTGACGCCGCGGCGGCCGGAGAGATTGAAGCGGCCGTGGTGCCGCTCGAGAACGCCTTGGAAGGATCGGTCAATTTGACACTCGACTATTTAATTCACGAACAGCCGTTGCCGATCATCGGCGAAATCGTTGTGCCGATCGAGCAACATTTGATGGTGCACCCATATTTCACCCCTCATTGGCGCGAAGTGAAAGAAGTGTATTCCCACTCGCATGCCATTGCCCAATGCCGGAAGTTTTTGCATACGGTGCTGAAAGGGGCGAAGCAAGTGCCGATGACGTCAACGAGCGCCGCCGCGAAATTTGTGAGCGAGCATCCGCACTTGCCGGCGGCGGCGATCGCCAACCGGCTGGCGGCGGAAAAATACGGGCTAGTGATCGTGCAGGAAAACGTCCACGATTACGATTACAACCATACGCGCTTTATTGTCGTCAGCCGGCGCAAAGAGCCGCTTTCGCCTGCTTCGCCTCTTTATGCTGGCGACAAGACGACCGTGGTCGTCATGCTGCCGCAAGACCGTCCGGGCGCACTCCATCAAGTGTTATCAGCGTTTGCCTGGCGGCGGCTCAACTTGACGAAAATCGAATCGCGCCCAGCGAAAACGGGCCTTGGAAATTATTTCTTTATTATTGACATCGACGCGCCGATGGATGACGTCCTCATCCCGGGGGCGATCGCGGAAATTGAGGCGCTCGGCTGCACAGTGCAGCTGTTGGGCAGCTATCCATATTATTTTGCTTGA
- a CDS encoding ACT domain-containing protein encodes MEKKFYLVREDVLPEAMKKVVLAKQLLERKKAASVAEAAQLANISRGVFYKYRDAIFPFQAVTKENIVTLFFHLEDRSGTLSQLLGVVAAAGCNVLTIHQTIPLQGRANVTLSVSTNDMNEEIDELLAKLKQLEFVEKVEIVGSGVY; translated from the coding sequence GTGGAGAAAAAATTTTATTTGGTGCGCGAAGACGTCCTGCCGGAAGCGATGAAGAAAGTCGTGCTCGCTAAACAGCTGCTTGAGCGGAAAAAAGCCGCCTCGGTCGCCGAGGCGGCGCAGCTCGCCAACATCAGCCGCGGTGTGTTTTACAAATACCGCGATGCCATTTTTCCGTTCCAAGCGGTGACGAAAGAAAACATCGTCACGCTCTTTTTCCATTTAGAAGACCGCTCCGGAACGTTGTCACAGCTGCTTGGCGTTGTGGCGGCGGCCGGCTGCAACGTGCTGACCATCCATCAAACGATTCCGCTTCAAGGGAGGGCGAACGTGACGCTGTCGGTCAGCACAAACGATATGAACGAGGAGATTGATGAGCTCCTCGCTAAGCTCAAACAGCTCGAATTTGTCGAAAAAGTGGAAATTGTCGGTTCGGGAGTGTATTAA
- the obgE gene encoding GTPase ObgE encodes MFVDQVKIYVKGGDGGNGMVAFRREKYVPKGGPAGGDGGKGGDVVFVVDEGLRTLMDFRYQRHFKAPRGENGMSKNQHGKNAEDLIVKVPPGTVVIDADTNEVLADLTEAGQRFVVAKGGRGGRGNTRFATASNPAPEIAENGEPGEERNIILELKLLADVGLVGFPSVGKSTLLSVVSAARPKIAEYHFTTLVPNLGVVETEDGRSFVMADLPGLIEGAHQGVGLGHQFLRHIERTRVIVHVIDMAAVEGRDPYNDYLVINEELKQYNLRLTERPQIVAANKMDMPNAEENLRRFKEKVGDAVPVFPISAATRQGVRELLFAIADLLETTPEFPLHEREDPAVQRVVYKYEKEEPPFTITRASDGAFILAGDKIEKLFKMTDFSREESVRRFARQLKAMGVDDALRERGAKDGDTIRLLDYEFEFVDDWDE; translated from the coding sequence ATGTTTGTTGATCAGGTGAAAATTTATGTGAAAGGCGGGGACGGCGGCAACGGCATGGTCGCGTTCCGCCGGGAAAAATACGTCCCAAAAGGCGGGCCGGCCGGCGGAGACGGCGGCAAAGGCGGCGATGTCGTCTTTGTCGTTGATGAAGGGCTGCGGACGTTGATGGATTTCCGCTACCAGCGCCATTTTAAAGCGCCGCGCGGCGAAAACGGCATGTCGAAAAACCAGCATGGCAAAAATGCGGAAGACTTGATTGTCAAAGTGCCGCCAGGCACCGTTGTCATCGATGCGGATACGAACGAAGTGCTCGCCGATTTGACCGAGGCGGGGCAGCGGTTTGTCGTCGCCAAAGGCGGGCGCGGCGGGCGCGGCAACACCCGATTTGCGACGGCGTCCAACCCAGCGCCGGAAATTGCGGAAAACGGCGAACCGGGCGAAGAGCGCAACATCATTTTAGAGCTGAAGCTTCTCGCTGACGTCGGGCTGGTCGGGTTTCCAAGCGTCGGCAAATCGACGCTGCTGTCGGTTGTCTCCGCAGCCCGTCCGAAAATCGCCGAGTACCATTTTACGACGCTCGTTCCGAACTTGGGCGTTGTCGAAACGGAAGACGGGCGCAGTTTTGTGATGGCCGACTTGCCGGGATTGATTGAAGGGGCCCATCAAGGGGTCGGGCTCGGGCATCAGTTTTTGCGCCATATTGAACGGACGCGTGTCATCGTCCATGTCATCGACATGGCGGCGGTCGAAGGGCGCGATCCGTACAACGATTATCTCGTCATCAACGAAGAGCTGAAACAGTACAATTTGCGCTTGACCGAGCGGCCGCAAATTGTTGCCGCCAATAAAATGGACATGCCGAACGCCGAAGAAAATTTGCGCCGCTTCAAAGAGAAAGTCGGCGATGCGGTGCCGGTCTTTCCGATTTCTGCAGCGACAAGACAAGGAGTGCGCGAGCTGTTGTTTGCCATCGCCGACCTGTTGGAAACGACGCCGGAATTCCCGCTTCATGAACGGGAAGATCCGGCCGTGCAGCGCGTCGTGTACAAATATGAAAAAGAGGAGCCGCCGTTTACGATCACCCGCGCCAGCGACGGAGCATTCATTTTGGCGGGCGACAAAATTGAAAAGTTGTTTAAGATGACGGATTTCTCGCGCGAAGAATCGGTGCGCCGCTTCGCCCGCCAGCTTAAGGCGATGGGGGTGGATGATGCGCTACGCGAGCGCGGCGCGAAAGACGGAGACACGATCCGGTTGCTTGATTACGAGTTCGAGTTTGTCGACGACTGGGATGAATAG
- a CDS encoding sporulation initiation phosphotransferase B: MEKRWTVVEVMRHARHDWLNKIQLIKGHLALNKIERVQEIIEDMIGEMHQETRLTNLKAERFAELIMTYNWEPRPLVLEYEIMDGKADWSQYDEQLAEWCRKFFRLLEAQSDERTENHLCLSIELSDRRAALFLDYRGTFRDGETIRAWLERCEPSPPLRLASFAVGEGELTVELELLSAES; encoded by the coding sequence ATGGAGAAGCGATGGACTGTCGTTGAGGTGATGCGCCATGCCCGCCATGACTGGCTGAACAAAATCCAGCTCATCAAAGGGCATTTGGCGCTTAATAAAATCGAACGGGTGCAGGAAATCATTGAAGACATGATCGGCGAGATGCATCAGGAAACACGGTTGACGAATTTGAAGGCCGAGCGGTTCGCCGAGCTTATCATGACCTATAACTGGGAGCCGCGTCCGCTCGTTCTTGAGTATGAAATCATGGACGGCAAAGCGGATTGGTCGCAGTACGATGAACAGCTGGCTGAATGGTGCCGCAAATTTTTTCGCCTGCTCGAAGCGCAATCCGATGAGCGGACAGAAAACCATTTATGTTTGTCCATTGAGCTGTCCGACCGACGGGCGGCGCTGTTTTTGGATTACCGCGGCACGTTTAGGGACGGCGAAACCATTCGCGCTTGGCTTGAGCGCTGCGAACCATCACCGCCGCTTCGGCTCGCGTCGTTTGCCGTTGGCGAGGGCGAATTGACGGTGGAGCTTGAGCTTTTGTCGGCGGAATCTTGA
- the rpmA gene encoding 50S ribosomal protein L27, translating into MLRLDLQFFASKKGVGSTKNGRDSIAKRLGAKRADGQFVTSGSILYRQRGTKVHPGLNVGRGGDDTLYAKIDGIVRFERLGRDRKRVSVYPVSQEA; encoded by the coding sequence ATGCTGAGACTTGACCTGCAATTTTTTGCTTCGAAAAAAGGGGTCGGTTCGACGAAAAACGGCCGCGACTCGATCGCGAAACGTCTTGGCGCAAAACGGGCTGACGGTCAATTCGTCACCAGCGGTTCGATTTTGTACCGTCAACGCGGAACGAAAGTCCATCCGGGCTTGAACGTCGGCCGCGGCGGCGACGATACGCTGTATGCGAAAATCGACGGCATCGTACGCTTCGAGCGGCTCGGCCGCGACCGCAAACGCGTCAGCGTCTACCCGGTCAGTCAAGAAGCGTAA
- a CDS encoding ribosomal-processing cysteine protease Prp, with protein sequence MIRVTIEREADGRIRAFTMEGHAHFAKRGQDIVCAGASAVSFGTINAIETLIGVSPHVSLGKDGGYLRCELPELEEAAAEKVQLLLEAMVVSLKTIERDYGTFIRVTSI encoded by the coding sequence ATGATCCGCGTCACGATTGAACGGGAAGCGGACGGCCGCATCCGCGCGTTTACGATGGAAGGGCACGCCCATTTTGCGAAACGCGGGCAGGACATTGTATGCGCCGGCGCTTCGGCGGTCTCGTTCGGCACGATCAACGCCATCGAGACACTTATTGGCGTAAGCCCGCATGTTTCGCTCGGCAAAGACGGCGGCTACCTCCGCTGCGAGCTTCCGGAGCTGGAAGAAGCGGCGGCAGAGAAAGTACAGTTGTTGTTGGAAGCGATGGTCGTTTCGCTAAAGACGATCGAACGCGATTACGGAACATTTATCCGCGTGACATCCATCTAG
- the rplU gene encoding 50S ribosomal protein L21 encodes MYAIIETGGKQLKVEEGQEIYIEKLDANEGDTVTFDKVLFVGGETVKIGNPTVEGATVTARVQKHGRQKKIIVFKYKAKKNYRRKQGHRQPYTKVVIEKINA; translated from the coding sequence ATGTACGCAATTATCGAAACTGGCGGCAAACAATTGAAAGTCGAAGAAGGCCAAGAAATTTACATCGAAAAATTGGATGCGAATGAAGGCGATACGGTCACGTTTGACAAAGTGCTGTTCGTCGGCGGGGAAACGGTGAAAATCGGCAACCCGACAGTCGAAGGCGCAACCGTGACGGCGAGAGTGCAAAAACACGGCCGACAAAAGAAAATCATCGTCTTCAAATATAAAGCGAAAAAGAACTATCGCCGCAAACAAGGCCACCGTCAGCCGTACACGAAAGTCGTCATCGAAAAAATCAACGCGTAA
- a CDS encoding site-2 protease family protein, translated as MNKYMALLGKLHVHPLLWLIGGIAVLTAHFKQLCLLFFIVLVHELGHAAAAAFFSWRVKRILLLPFGGVAEVEEHGNRPFREEWIVTLAGPAQHLWLVAAAFFLWKAGMMDGGSWELFFRYNAAIFALNLLPIWPLDGGKLLFLLLSYRRPFSDAHRNTVAISAAALAFGVVLLFVLAPRQLDLWAIAAFLAHALWQEQKQHPYVVMRFLLERYYGNKGGYTKLRTITAPADERISAVLQRFYRGQKHAIIVVRDGRERATLDENELLHAFFAEKQADAPLGALIY; from the coding sequence TTGAATAAGTATATGGCGCTGCTCGGGAAGCTGCACGTCCACCCACTGTTATGGTTGATCGGCGGCATCGCGGTGCTTACCGCCCATTTCAAGCAGCTTTGCCTGTTGTTTTTCATCGTCCTCGTTCATGAGCTTGGCCATGCGGCGGCAGCCGCGTTTTTCTCTTGGCGGGTGAAGCGGATTTTGCTGCTGCCGTTCGGCGGAGTGGCGGAAGTCGAAGAGCACGGCAACCGGCCGTTCCGCGAGGAGTGGATCGTGACGCTCGCCGGGCCGGCCCAGCATCTGTGGCTCGTAGCGGCGGCGTTTTTTTTGTGGAAGGCCGGCATGATGGATGGCGGGAGCTGGGAGCTCTTTTTTCGCTACAATGCGGCCATTTTCGCTTTGAACTTGCTGCCAATCTGGCCGCTGGATGGAGGCAAGTTATTGTTTTTGCTGCTGTCCTACCGCCGGCCGTTCAGCGATGCGCATCGAAACACGGTCGCCATATCGGCTGCTGCGCTTGCCTTCGGCGTTGTTCTTTTGTTTGTGTTGGCGCCGCGCCAGCTTGATTTATGGGCGATCGCCGCCTTTTTGGCGCATGCTCTTTGGCAGGAGCAAAAGCAGCATCCGTATGTCGTCATGCGCTTTTTGCTTGAGCGGTATTATGGAAACAAAGGCGGCTATACAAAGCTGCGGACGATTACGGCGCCGGCGGACGAACGCATCTCGGCCGTGCTGCAGCGATTTTACCGCGGACAAAAGCATGCGATCATCGTCGTTCGCGACGGGCGCGAACGGGCGACGCTCGATGAAAACGAGCTGCTGCATGCGTTTTTTGCCGAAAAACAAGCCGATGCGCCGCTTGGCGCTCTCATCTATTGA
- a CDS encoding M23 family metallopeptidase, translating to MDRRVREMKKRIEKRRRERQYKGQDPKESRWSAADEERYGLPVVTYDRYSFESAPHPLFRKEWFLFKTLIAACLVLVTAILFRHPSASLEPARQFIARTMETEFQFAAVSAWYEKTFGEPLAFFAPKKEEKVKTASSYAVPASGRILESFEKNGEGVTIETENGAKVEAMKEGIVTFAGTKDRLGKTVIIQHADGTETWYGRLGAISVKLYDFVEMGQEVGTAGASEANKQKGLFYFAIKQGDEFIDPIQVISFE from the coding sequence ATGGATCGACGCGTCCGTGAGATGAAAAAACGCATTGAAAAACGAAGAAGGGAACGTCAATATAAGGGGCAGGATCCAAAAGAATCTAGATGGAGCGCCGCTGATGAGGAGCGGTACGGGCTGCCGGTCGTCACGTATGACCGCTATTCGTTTGAATCCGCTCCCCATCCGTTGTTCCGCAAAGAATGGTTTTTATTCAAAACACTCATCGCTGCCTGTCTCGTGCTAGTGACGGCCATTTTGTTCCGGCATCCGTCCGCTTCCCTCGAGCCGGCGCGGCAGTTTATTGCCCGGACGATGGAAACCGAGTTTCAGTTTGCGGCCGTCTCAGCCTGGTATGAAAAAACGTTCGGTGAGCCGCTCGCTTTTTTTGCCCCGAAAAAGGAAGAAAAGGTGAAAACGGCTTCATCCTATGCAGTGCCGGCTTCTGGACGGATTCTCGAAAGTTTTGAAAAAAACGGGGAGGGTGTGACGATCGAAACCGAGAATGGAGCCAAAGTGGAAGCGATGAAAGAAGGGATTGTCACCTTTGCCGGTACGAAAGACCGTCTCGGCAAAACGGTCATCATCCAACATGCGGACGGCACGGAGACGTGGTATGGACGTTTGGGGGCCATTTCGGTGAAATTGTATGATTTTGTAGAAATGGGGCAGGAAGTTGGCACGGCCGGGGCGAGCGAGGCAAATAAACAGAAAGGGCTGTTTTATTTTGCGATTAAACAAGGAGATGAATTTATCGATCCGATTCAGGTGATTTCCTTTGAATAA
- the minD gene encoding septum site-determining protein MinD: MGEAIVITSGKGGVGKTTTTANLGTALAILGKRVCLVDTDIGLRNLDVVLGLENRIIYDLVDVVEGRCTVQKALVKDKRFDNYLYLLPAAQTSDKSAVNPAQMKQLIEELKQEYDYVLIDCPAGIEQGYRNAVAGADEAIVVTTPEVSAVRDADRIIGLLEAEEHVKPPRLIINRIRSHMVKNGDMLDVDEIISHLSIELLGIIADDENVIKASNRGEPIVLDPNSKASIAFRNIARRILGESVPLPPLEEEEKGLFSKIRKIFSLK, translated from the coding sequence GTGGGAGAAGCGATCGTCATCACTTCCGGAAAAGGCGGCGTCGGCAAAACGACGACGACCGCGAACCTTGGGACGGCCCTCGCCATTCTAGGGAAGCGGGTGTGCCTTGTCGACACCGACATCGGGCTGCGCAACCTCGATGTCGTGCTTGGGCTTGAGAACCGAATTATTTATGATTTGGTCGATGTCGTGGAGGGGCGTTGCACGGTGCAGAAGGCGCTTGTGAAAGACAAGCGGTTCGATAACTATTTGTATTTGTTGCCGGCCGCGCAAACGAGCGATAAGTCGGCGGTCAACCCCGCGCAAATGAAACAGCTCATTGAGGAGCTGAAACAGGAATACGATTATGTGCTCATCGACTGTCCGGCCGGAATCGAACAAGGCTATCGCAACGCTGTCGCCGGCGCGGACGAAGCGATCGTCGTCACGACGCCGGAAGTGTCGGCGGTCCGCGACGCCGACCGCATCATCGGCTTGCTTGAAGCGGAGGAGCACGTCAAACCGCCGCGCCTCATCATCAACCGCATTCGCAGCCATATGGTGAAAAACGGCGATATGTTGGATGTCGACGAAATCATCTCGCATTTATCGATTGAGTTGCTCGGCATTATCGCCGACGATGAAAACGTGATCAAAGCGTCGAACCGCGGCGAGCCGATTGTGCTGGACCCAAACAGCAAAGCGTCGATCGCCTTCCGCAACATTGCCCGCCGCATCCTCGGCGAGTCGGTGCCGCTGCCGCCGCTTGAGGAAGAGGAGAAGGGGCTGTTTTCAAAGATTCGGAAAATATTTAGTTTGAAATAA
- the minC gene encoding septum site-determining protein MinC: protein MNVVAKQKQQYVTIKGTKDGLTLHLDDRCSYDDLLKEIEERLVKQAGVAPDSPLVSVHLKIGNRYLTPAQEEEVRALIRRSKNLVVDSIESNVMSKAEAIEWMRKTEIVPVSRIVRSGQVLHVEGDLLLIGDVNPGGTVIAGGNIFILGALRGIAHAGYAGNKQAIIAASVMKPMQLRIGDIMSRAPDSKTDEGNEMECAYIDEHNQIVVDRLQLLMHLRPNLTRLERRM, encoded by the coding sequence GTGAACGTTGTGGCGAAACAAAAGCAGCAGTACGTGACGATTAAAGGGACGAAAGATGGGCTGACGCTGCATCTCGATGACCGCTGCTCGTATGACGATTTATTGAAAGAAATCGAGGAGCGGCTTGTCAAACAAGCTGGCGTCGCGCCAGACAGCCCCCTTGTCTCTGTTCATCTGAAAATTGGGAACCGCTATTTGACGCCTGCCCAAGAGGAAGAGGTGCGTGCGCTCATCCGCCGTTCAAAAAATTTGGTCGTCGATTCGATCGAAAGCAATGTCATGTCGAAAGCAGAAGCGATAGAATGGATGAGAAAAACGGAAATTGTGCCCGTTTCGCGCATTGTCCGTTCGGGACAAGTGCTTCATGTCGAAGGGGATTTGCTGCTGATCGGCGACGTGAACCCTGGCGGAACGGTCATTGCCGGAGGCAACATTTTCATTCTCGGCGCCTTGCGCGGCATCGCCCATGCCGGGTATGCCGGCAATAAACAGGCGATCATCGCTGCATCGGTCATGAAACCGATGCAGCTGCGCATCGGCGACATCATGAGCCGAGCGCCCGATTCGAAAACGGATGAAGGAAATGAAATGGAATGCGCCTATATTGATGAGCATAATCAAATTGTTGTCGACCGCCTTCAGCTGCTTATGCATTTGCGGCCGAATTTGACGCGCTTAGAAAGGAGAATGTGA
- the mreD gene encoding rod shape-determining protein MreD, with amino-acid sequence MNKWRLPFLAVLCFVSESLFVDIWPKGDLYVHYFFVPRFFLVFLVFTAMHFGGTRAMGYGFIFGFLYDCVYTELLGVYAFAYTLIAYLAGKAMKWFHQNWFVASLLSLLSIMLLDSYVYGIQLLIGRTDWSFSVFWDRRLWPTLLLNVAFLLVFSYPLERRLAKIRRFEQEE; translated from the coding sequence GTGAACAAGTGGCGTCTCCCTTTCCTTGCGGTGTTATGTTTTGTGAGTGAGAGCCTTTTTGTTGATATATGGCCAAAAGGCGACTTGTATGTCCACTATTTTTTTGTTCCCCGGTTTTTTCTTGTTTTTCTCGTGTTCACAGCGATGCATTTCGGCGGGACGCGGGCGATGGGGTACGGGTTCATCTTCGGGTTCCTGTATGACTGCGTCTACACAGAGCTGCTCGGTGTTTATGCGTTTGCCTATACGCTTATTGCCTACTTGGCGGGCAAAGCGATGAAATGGTTCCACCAAAACTGGTTCGTTGCATCGCTCTTGTCTCTGCTTTCCATTATGCTGCTTGACAGTTATGTCTACGGCATCCAGCTGTTGATCGGGCGGACCGATTGGTCGTTTTCTGTTTTTTGGGACCGCCGTCTATGGCCGACGCTGCTTCTGAACGTCGCGTTTTTGCTCGTCTTTTCGTACCCGCTCGAACGGCGATTGGCAAAAATTCGCCGGTTTGAGCAGGAAGAATAA
- the mreC gene encoding rod shape-determining protein MreC → MPQLFGNKRLIFLLVSIVILVMLIGFSLRSREELTWPEQFVKDTVGFVQLLFGKPAEEIAGFFENVSDLRRTYKENELLKARLEEYAALETEVEALRQENERLRALLDKKESLRDFVSIQATVIGRNPDRWRETIIINKGEQHGVKKDMAVITPAGLVGKVQHASQFTSTVQLLSALDQNNRISAYIQGKENVFGLIEGYDEKRRELLLGEIPIDAKVEKRQKVLTSGLGGVFPKGLPIGEVTEVKPDQYGLTKVVYVKPFANLYDIDDVMIVKRTIDAALQEKEEAK, encoded by the coding sequence ATGCCACAGCTTTTTGGGAATAAGCGTCTCATTTTTTTGCTCGTCAGCATCGTCATCCTTGTCATGTTGATCGGCTTTTCCTTGCGCAGCCGTGAAGAGTTGACGTGGCCGGAGCAGTTTGTAAAAGATACGGTCGGTTTTGTTCAGCTTCTGTTTGGGAAGCCCGCCGAGGAGATCGCGGGCTTCTTTGAAAATGTGAGCGATCTTCGCCGTACATATAAGGAAAACGAACTGCTGAAGGCAAGACTTGAGGAATATGCGGCGCTTGAGACCGAGGTCGAGGCGCTGCGGCAAGAAAACGAACGGTTGCGCGCGTTGCTCGATAAAAAAGAGAGCTTGCGTGATTTTGTTTCGATTCAGGCGACGGTGATCGGGCGGAACCCGGATCGTTGGCGGGAAACGATCATCATCAACAAAGGCGAGCAACACGGCGTGAAAAAAGATATGGCCGTCATCACCCCAGCGGGGCTTGTCGGCAAGGTGCAGCACGCTTCCCAATTTACGTCCACTGTGCAGCTGTTAAGCGCGCTTGACCAAAACAACCGCATTTCCGCTTATATCCAAGGAAAGGAAAACGTGTTTGGGTTGATCGAAGGCTACGATGAGAAGCGGCGCGAGTTGCTGCTCGGAGAAATTCCGATTGACGCCAAAGTGGAAAAAAGGCAAAAAGTGTTGACTTCCGGCCTTGGCGGCGTGTTTCCGAAAGGGCTGCCGATCGGTGAGGTGACTGAAGTCAAGCCGGACCAATACGGATTGACGAAAGTCGTCTATGTCAAGCCGTTTGCCAACTTGTATGATATTGACGACGTCATGATTGTGAAACGAACCATCGATGCAGCACTGCAGGAAAAGGAGGAGGCAAAGTGA
- a CDS encoding rod shape-determining protein translates to MFGIGTKDLGIDLGTANTLVYVKGKGIVLREPSVVAIQRDTKQIVAVGNEAKNMIGRTPGNIVALRPMKDGVIADYETTATMMKYFIRKAVKTKGLFASKPYVMVCVPYGITAVEERAVIDATRQAGARDAYTIEEPFAAAIGANLPVWEPTGSMVVDIGGGTTEVAVISLGGIVTSQSIRIAGDEMDEAIIQYIRKTYNLMIGERTAEAIKVEIGSAGNPEGIGNMEIRGRDLLTGLPKTIEISAEEVAEALHDTVYAIVESVKNTLEKTPPELAADIMDRGIVLTGGGALLRNLDKVISKETDMPVIVAENPLDCVAIGTGKALDHIDLFKNKARDHR, encoded by the coding sequence ATGTTTGGAATTGGGACGAAAGATCTCGGGATTGATTTAGGAACAGCGAATACGCTCGTTTATGTGAAGGGAAAAGGGATCGTTTTGCGCGAGCCGTCGGTTGTCGCCATTCAGCGCGACACGAAGCAAATCGTCGCCGTCGGCAATGAAGCGAAAAACATGATCGGGCGCACGCCGGGCAACATCGTGGCGCTTCGTCCGATGAAAGACGGCGTCATCGCTGATTATGAAACGACGGCGACGATGATGAAATATTTCATTCGCAAGGCCGTCAAAACGAAAGGGTTGTTTGCCAGCAAGCCGTATGTGATGGTATGCGTGCCGTACGGCATCACGGCCGTAGAGGAGCGCGCGGTCATCGATGCGACGCGCCAGGCTGGAGCACGCGATGCCTATACGATTGAAGAACCATTTGCGGCCGCGATCGGCGCCAATTTGCCGGTGTGGGAGCCGACCGGGAGCATGGTCGTCGACATCGGCGGCGGTACGACTGAAGTGGCCGTGATTTCGCTCGGCGGCATCGTGACGAGCCAGTCGATCCGCATCGCCGGCGATGAAATGGATGAGGCGATCATTCAATACATCCGAAAAACGTACAATTTGATGATCGGAGAACGGACGGCAGAGGCGATTAAAGTCGAGATCGGCTCAGCCGGAAATCCGGAAGGAATCGGAAACATGGAAATTCGCGGCCGCGACTTGCTCACTGGGCTGCCAAAAACGATCGAAATCAGCGCCGAAGAAGTGGCTGAGGCGCTGCACGATACGGTCTATGCGATCGTCGAGTCGGTGAAAAACACGCTCGAAAAAACACCGCCGGAGCTGGCGGCTGACATTATGGACCGCGGCATCGTGCTGACAGGCGGCGGCGCTTTGTTGCGCAACTTGGACAAGGTCATCAGCAAAGAGACGGACATGCCGGTCATCGTCGCGGAAAATCCGCTTGATTGCGTGGCCATTGGCACCGGGAAAGCGCTCGACCACATCGACTTGTTTAAAAACAAGGCGAGAGACCATCGCTGA